A stretch of the Spirochaetota bacterium genome encodes the following:
- the cas1 gene encoding type V CRISPR-associated endonuclease Cas1, with amino-acid sequence MLSLPDFMEKSIVICFTTEGQAISFKNDNVLVKDKEGKIVLQHSCYRVFSLWIVGNTTITSGILQRSKKFGFSIYLFSYSFKIVGVWNASAEGNFLLRQKQYNYEALDIAWHLVTNKIKNQISLLTGIRCKTEEEKKTIKEIEGYLNQNFNDLDLKKILGIEGITTKLFFTIWFKDVPWYGRKPRTKIDTTNTILDIGYTYLFNIIEAMLNLYGFDVYRGVYHRNFYQRKSLVCDVVEPFRCIIDKKVKNAYNLGQIKPKDFTNYHGRYLLNIDKNRQYTSWILEEIMKYKKDMFLYIQKYYRAFMREKPITQYPEFIIKE; translated from the coding sequence ATGTTAAGTTTACCTGATTTTATGGAAAAAAGCATTGTAATATGTTTTACTACTGAAGGGCAGGCTATTTCATTTAAAAATGATAATGTATTGGTGAAGGATAAAGAAGGAAAAATAGTTCTTCAACATTCTTGCTATCGAGTATTTTCCTTGTGGATCGTAGGAAACACAACTATTACATCGGGTATTTTACAACGAAGTAAAAAATTTGGATTTTCAATTTACCTATTTTCGTATAGTTTTAAAATAGTTGGAGTATGGAATGCAAGTGCCGAAGGTAATTTTTTATTACGCCAAAAACAATATAATTATGAAGCTTTAGATATTGCATGGCATTTAGTAACCAATAAAATTAAAAATCAAATAAGTTTATTAACAGGAATACGATGTAAAACAGAAGAAGAGAAAAAAACCATAAAAGAAATAGAAGGATATCTAAATCAAAATTTCAATGATCTGGATTTAAAAAAGATATTGGGAATAGAGGGCATTACAACAAAACTATTTTTTACTATATGGTTTAAGGATGTGCCGTGGTATGGGCGTAAACCAAGGACAAAAATTGATACAACCAATACAATACTTGATATTGGATATACATATTTATTTAATATTATAGAAGCAATGTTGAATCTTTATGGATTTGATGTTTATAGGGGAGTGTATCATAGGAATTTTTATCAACGTAAGTCGCTTGTTTGTGATGTGGTAGAACCTTTCAGGTGTATTATTGATAAAAAAGTTAAAAATGCATATAATCTGGGACAAATAAAACCTAAAGATTTTACAAACTACCATGGTCGATATTTATTAAATATTGATAAAAATAGGCAATACACAAGCTGGATTTTAGAGGAAATAATGAAATATAAAAAAGATATGTTTTTATACATCCAAAAATATTATAGAGCTTTCATGCGTGAGAAGCCAATAACACAATATCCTGAATTTATCATTAAGGAATAA
- the cas4 gene encoding type V CRISPR-associated protein Cas4, which yields MESYIPISMLNDFIFCPRSIYFHLVHGNVGQDMYHTEVQIKGKSAHESIDNKHYSTRKEILMGFEVYCEKYNILGKIDIFDIKSGKLIERKNKIVKIYDGYVFQVYAQTFALREMGYVVKQIEIYDKTHNKSYPIALPEDDESMFKKFEKVIDDINLFDLNNSEFKPNVEKCKQCIYSHLCDYEIC from the coding sequence ATGGAAAGCTATATTCCAATTTCTATGTTAAATGATTTCATATTCTGTCCACGTTCCATATATTTTCATCTTGTACATGGTAACGTTGGACAGGATATGTATCATACCGAAGTTCAAATAAAAGGTAAAAGTGCGCATGAATCTATAGATAATAAACATTATTCAACGCGTAAAGAAATATTAATGGGTTTTGAAGTATATTGTGAAAAATATAATATATTGGGCAAAATAGATATATTTGATATTAAAAGTGGAAAACTTATTGAAAGAAAAAATAAAATAGTAAAAATATATGATGGTTATGTGTTTCAGGTATACGCACAAACATTTGCTTTAAGGGAAATGGGATACGTAGTTAAACAAATAGAAATTTATGATAAAACACATAATAAAAGCTATCCAATTGCATTGCCTGAAGATGATGAATCAATGTTTAAAAAATTTGAAAAGGTAATTGATGATATAAATTTGTTTGATTTGAACAACTCTGAATTTAAACCAAATGTAGAAAAGTGTAAGCAGTGTATATATTCTCATTTGTGTGATTATGAAATATGTTAA
- the cas2 gene encoding CRISPR-associated endonuclease Cas2, with translation MLLISYDISNTKLRTRFSKFLEKYGERIQYSVFEIKNSERVLNNIETEIKQYFEKKFGQTDSILIFHLSEKCRITRYGYAKNVENDILIV, from the coding sequence ATGTTATTGATATCTTATGATATAAGCAATACTAAATTAAGGACAAGATTTTCAAAATTTCTTGAGAAATATGGAGAAAGGATTCAATATTCAGTTTTTGAAATAAAAAATAGCGAGCGTGTACTTAATAATATAGAAACAGAGATAAAGCAATATTTTGAAAAAAAGTTTGGTCAAACAGATAGTATCTTAATATTCCACTTAAGTGAAAAATGTAGAATTACTAGATATGGATATGCAAAAAATGTTGAAAATGACATACTGATAGTATAA